Proteins from a single region of Thamnophis elegans isolate rThaEle1 chromosome 17, rThaEle1.pri, whole genome shotgun sequence:
- the POGZ gene encoding pogo transposable element with ZNF domain isoform X2 → MADTDLFMECEEEELEPWQKISDVIEDSVVEDYNSVDKTATVSVSVQPVAAPVPTVAHASIGSGLPTTPVSSSGTSNSDSTKKTLVTLFANNSTGTPLVQQGGQPLILAQNPTSGLSTVVTQPVLRPVQVMQNANHVTNSPVTSQPIFITTQGFPVRNVRPVQNTMNQVGIVLNVQQGQTVRPITLVPAPGTQFVKPTVGVPQVFSQMAQMRPAPAMPVRPASNTFTTVIPATLTIRNTVPQSQAQQPQMSIASFVAVKKPGMAGDNSNEVVKLVNTLNTVPSLAQSSGPLVVPNNSQAHGSQRTGLSESSSQKVSSSPIPAFDLQDSGRKSCPRCNAQFRITEALRGHMCYCCPEMVEFLKKGKPLESEPNIHAPKPPSPDKTAAVASPPSSTPIPALSPPSKLSEPGDGASEGVQSKLIMLVDDFYYGRDGGKVSQLLNFPKVPTSFRCPHCTKRLKNNIRFMNHMKHHVELDQQNGEVDVHTICQHCYRQFTTPFQLQCHLENVHSPYESTTKCKICEWAFESEPMFLQHMKDTHKPGEMPYVCQVCQYRSSLYSEVDTHFRMVHEDTRHLLCPYCLKVFKNGTAFQQHFMRHQKKSVYHCNKCRLQFLFAKDKIEHKLQHHKTFRKPKQLEGLKPGTKVTIRASRGQPRTLPLCANDMPPGLLQDTALLSASPDPQPNFSYPPFQRSIQKKAVRKMSELLLPKFQTHLKGLSPLCRYFIPHWAVALLGRGYTHTNTHRDSNLTLPPSCRSVLGRQTCLECSFEIPDFPNHFPTYVHCSLCRYSTCCSRAYANHMINNHVPRKSPKYLALFKNYTACGVRLACSACLFATSEGDAMAKHLVFNPSHEFSNVILRGPAWGSHIRPAQPFEGGTKPSVSTASPSKAATVNTPPPPLLPEEEGEERVPEAPPVVPEPTPEASCSPAAVQENEGSTASNVDSREDEPSPKEAPEPVSRKEQLSVKKLRVVLFALCCNTEQAAEHFKNPPRRIRRWLRRFQAFQEENVASLSEAKYLSLEAEEKLAEWVLTQREQQLPVNEETLFQKATKIGRSLEGGFKISYEWAVRFMLRHHLSTHSRRAVSHPLPKDVAETSSCFIEFVQGQIHTQDLPLSMIAAIDEISLFLDAEVLCSDDRKENALQTVGTGEPWCDVVLAILADGSVLPTVVFYRGRLEQPANVPETILLEAKENGHNDDEIMDVWSSKVWQKHIEHQNGKSMLVLDCHRTHLSEKVLSMLSSSSTLPAVVPSGCSSKIQPLDVCIKRTVKNFVHKKWKEQAKDMADSPCDSDILLQLVLCWLAEALEVISDCPELVQQSFLVASVLPGPDGTANTPSRNADMQEELIASLEEQLKLRNELQDEEGDLNNDEGGNPSEESANPEILHQLFEGESETESFYGFEDADLELMEV, encoded by the exons atggCTGACACGGACCTGTTTATGGAATGCGAAGAGGAGGAACTTGAACCCTGGCAGAAGATCAGTGACGTGATTGAGGACTCTGTGGTGGAAGATTACAACTCGGTGGACAAAACGGCTACAG TTTCAGTCAGCGTGCAGCCGGTGGCCGCCCCGGTGCCAACCGTTGCCCACGCGTCCATCGGCAGCGGCCTCCCCACCACGCCCGTTAGCAGCAGTGGCACCTCCAACAGTGACAGCACGAAGAAGACGTTGGTGACTCTCTTTGCAAACAATAGCA CCGGCACGCCTCTGGTTCAGCAAGGGGGCCAGCCCCTGATCCTCGCTCAGAACCCCACCTCCGGCCTCAGCACGGTGGTGACCCAGCCTGTTCTCCGGCCTGTGCAGGTCATGCAGAATGCAAACCACGTGACTAATTCTCCCGTGACCAGCCAGCCCATCTTCATCACCACtcag GGTTTCCCCGTGCGGAACGTCCGGCCTGTGCAAAACACGATGAACCAGGTTGGGATCGTCCTGAATGTGCAGCAGGGTCAGACCGTACGGCCGATTACGCTCGTCCCAG cCCCAGGCACACAGTTTGTGAAGCCAACCGTCGGCGTCCCTCAggttttctcccaaatggcccagaTGAGGCCTGCTCCCGCCATGCCTGTCCGACCGGCCTCCAACACGTTCACGACGGTCATTCCGGCCACCCTGACCATCCGGAACACGGTCCCACAGTCTCAAGCGCAGCAACCGCAAA TGAGCATTGCGAGTTTTGTCGCAGTGAAGAAACCCGGCATGGCGGGCGACAACAGCAACGAGGTGGTCAAGTTGGTGAATACCCTGAACACCGTCCCTTCGCTTGCCCAGAGCTCGGGCCCCCTGGTGGTGCCCAACAACAGCCAGGCCCATGGTTCCCAGAGGACGGGCCTCTCGGAGTCCTCCTCGCAGAAAG TCAGCTCCTCGCCGATCCCCGCCTTCGACCTGCAAGACAGCGGGCGGAAATCCTGTCCTCGCTGCAACGCCCAGTTCAGGATCACGGAAGCTTTAAGAGGCCACATGTGT TACTGCTGCCCCGAAATGGTGGAATTCCTGAAGAAAGGGAAACCCCTGGAGTCCGAGCCAAATATCCACGCCCCCAAGCCCCCTTCCCCGGATAAAACCGCCGCCGTGGCTTCGCCCCCCTCCTCCACCCCCATCCCCGCCCTGTCGCCGCCATCCAAGCTCTCCGAGCCGGGCGACGGCGCCAGCGAGGGGGTGCAGAGCAAGCTGATCATGTTGGTCGACGACTTCTACTACGGCAGGGACGGGGGCAAAGTCAGCCAGCTGCTCAACTTCCCCAAGGTGCCAACCTCCTTCCGATGCCCGCACTGTACGAAGAGGCTCAAGAATAACATACG GTTCATGAACCACATGAAGCACCACGTCGAACTGGACCAGCAGAACGGAGAGGTGGACGTCCACACCATCTGCCAGCACTGCTACCGGCAGTTCACCACGCCGTTCCAGCTCCAGTGCCACTTGGAGAACGTCCACAGTCCGTACGAATCCACCA CCAAGTGCAAGATCTGCGAATGGGCTTTTGAGAGCGAGCCCATGTTCCTGCAGCACATGAAGGACACCCACAAGCCCGGGGAgatgccctatgtctgccag GTTTGCCAGTACCGTTCGTCGCTCTACTCCGAAGTGGACACCCACTTCCGGATGGTGCATGAGGACACCCGTCACCTCCTCTGTCCGTATTGCCTCAAGGTCTTCAAAAACGGCACGGCGTTCCAGCAACATTTCATGAGGCACCAG aAAAAGAGCGTCTACCACTGCAACAAATGCCGCCTGCAGTTCCTCTTCGCCAAGGACAAGATCGAGCATAAGCTGCAGCACCACAAAACCTTCCGGAAGCCCAAGCAGCTGGAAGGGCTGAAGCCGGGCACCAAG GTGACCATCAGGGCCTCCCGAGGCCAGCCGCGGACGTTGCCCCTCTGCGCGAACGACATGCCCCCGGGCCTCCTGCAGGACACGGCCTTGCTCTCGGCGTCTCCGGATCCCCAGCCGAACTTCTCGTACCCGCCCTTCCAGAGGAGCATCCAGAAGAAGGCCGTCCGGAAAATGTCAGAGCTGCTTCTTCCCAAGTTTCAAACTCACCTTAAGGGACTTTCCCCTCTGTGTCGATATTTCATCCCCCACTGGGCTGTCGCTTTGTTGGGGAGgggttacacacacacaaacacacacagagactctaatttaactctccctccctcttgcaggaGCGTCCTCGGCCGGCAGACCTGCCTAGAATGCAGCTTCGAAATCCCGGACTTCCCCAACCACTTCCCCACCTACGTCCACTGCTCGCTCTGCCGTTACAGCACCTGCTGCTCCCGCGCTTACGCCAACCACATGATCAA CAACCACGTTCCTCGCAAAAGCCCGAAGTACTTGGCCTTGTTCAAAAACTACACTGCTTG TGGGGTCCGGTTGGCCTGTTCCGCTTGTCTCTTTGCTACGTCGGAGGGCGACGCCATGGCCAAGCACCTGGTCTTCAACCCGTCGCACGAATTCAGCAACGTCATTCTGCGAG GTCCGGCTTGGGGCTCCCATATAAG gCCTGCCCAGCCGTTTGAAGGAGGCACGAAACCCTCCGTCTCCACCGCCTCGCCCAGCAAAGCCGCCACTGTGAAcacgccgcctcctcctcttctgcccgaggaggagggagaggagagagtcCCGGAAGCGCCGCCGGTGGTCCCCGAGCCGACGCCCGAGGCCAGCTGCTCTCCTGCCGCGGTCCAGGAGAACGAGGGTTCCACCGCCTCGAACGTCGACAGCCGCGAAGACGAACCTTCGCCCAAGGAGGCTCCTGAGCCCGTCAGCAGGAAGGAGCAGCTCTCTGTGAAGAAGCTCCGGGTCGTCCTCTTTGCCTTGTGCTGCAACACCGAGCAGGCGGCGGAACACTTTAAGAACCCGCCCCGGCGGATCCGTCGCTGGCTGAGGCGCTTCCAGGCCTTCCAGGAGGAGAACGTGGCTTCTCTGTCGGAGGCCAAGTACCTAAGCTTGGAAGCGGAGGAGAAGCTGGCCGAATGGGTCCTCACGCAGCGCGAGCAGCAGCTGCCGGTCAACGAGGAGACCCTCTTCCAGAAGGCCACCAAGATTGGCCGGTCTCTGGAGGGGGGCTTCAAGATCTCCTACGAGTGGGCCGTCCGGTTCATGCTGCGGCACCACCTCAGCACGCATAGCCGCCGGGCGGTGTCTCACCCGCTCCCCAAGGACGTGGCGGAGACCTCCAGTTGTTTTATTGAGTTCGTGCAGGGCCAGATCCACACCCAGGACCTGCCCCTCTCCATGATCGCGGCCATCGACGAGATCTCCCTCTTCCTGGACGCTGAGGTCCTCTGCAGCGACGACCGGAAGGAGAACGCCTTGCAGACGGTGGGCACCGGGGAACCCTGGTGCGACGTGGTCCTGGCCATCTTGGCCGACGGGAGCGTCCTGCCCACCGTGGTCTTCTACCGAGGCCGCCTGGAGCAGCCCGCCAACGTGCCGGAGACGATCCTGCTGGAGGCGAAGGAGAACGGCCACAACGACGACGAGATCATGGATGTCTGGTCGTCCAAAGTCTGGCAGAAACACATCGAGCACCAAAACGGCAAAAGCATGCTGGTCCTGGACTGCCATCGGACGCACCTTTCCGAAAAGGTCCTCTCCATGCTGAGCTCGTCCAGCACTTTGCCCGCGGTGGTGCCGTCCGGCTGCAGCTCCAAAATCCAACCTTTGGACGTTTGCATCAAAAGAACGGTGAAAAACTTTGTGCACAAAAAGTGGAAAGAGCAGGCCAAGGACATGGCGGACTCCCCCTGCGACTCGGACATCCTCCTGCAGCTCGTCCTGTGTTGGCTGGCCGAAGCCCTGGAGGTCATCAGCGACTGCCCTGAACTGGTGCAGCAGTCGTTCCTAGTGGCCAGCGTCCTGCCCGGCCCGGACGGCACGGCCAACACGCCCAGCCGCAACGCTGACATGCAGGAGGAGCTGATCGCTTCGCTGGAGGAGCAGCTGAAGCTCCGCAACGAACTGCAGGACGAGGAGGGCGACCTGAACAACGACGAGGGGGGGAACCCCTCGGAGGAATCCGCTAACCCCGAGATCCTCCACCAGCTCTTCGAGGGGGAGAGCGAGACCGAATCCTTCTACGGCTTCGAGGACGCAGACCTGGAGCTGATGGAAGTGTGA
- the POGZ gene encoding pogo transposable element with ZNF domain isoform X4, whose amino-acid sequence MADTDLFMECEEEELEPWQKISDVIEDSVVEDYNSVDKTATVSVSVQPVAAPVPTVAHASIGSGLPTTPVSSSGTSNSDSTKKTLVTLFANNSTGTPLVQQGGQPLILAQNPTSGLSTVVTQPVLRPVQVMQNANHVTNSPVTSQPIFITTQGFPVRNVRPVQNTMNQVGIVLNVQQGQTVRPITLVPAPGTQFVKPTVGVPQVFSQMAQMRPAPAMPVRPASNTFTTVIPATLTIRNTVPQSQAQQPQMSIASFVAVKKPGMAGDNSNEVVKLVNTLNTVPSLAQSSGPLVVPNNSQAHGSQRTGLSESSSQKVSSSPIPAFDLQDSGRKSCPRCNAQFRITEALRGHMCYCCPEMVEFLKKGKPLESEPNIHAPKPPSPDKTAAVASPPSSTPIPALSPPSKLSEPGDGASEGVQSKLIMLVDDFYYGRDGGKVSQLLNFPKVPTSFRCPHCTKRLKNNIRFMNHMKHHVELDQQNGEVDVHTICQHCYRQFTTPFQLQCHLENVHSPYESTTKCKICEWAFESEPMFLQHMKDTHKPGEMPYVCQVCQYRSSLYSEVDTHFRMVHEDTRHLLCPYCLKVFKNGTAFQQHFMRHQKKSVYHCNKCRLQFLFAKDKIEHKLQHHKTFRKPKQLEGLKPGTKVTIRASRGQPRTLPLCANDMPPGLLQDTALLSASPDPQPNFSYPPFQRSIQKKAVRKMSVLGRQTCLECSFEIPDFPNHFPTYVHCSLCRYSTCCSRAYANHMINNHVPRKSPKYLALFKNYTACGVRLACSACLFATSEGDAMAKHLVFNPSHEFSNVILRGPAWGSHIRPAQPFEGGTKPSVSTASPSKAATVNTPPPPLLPEEEGEERVPEAPPVVPEPTPEASCSPAAVQENEGSTASNVDSREDEPSPKEAPEPVSRKEQLSVKKLRVVLFALCCNTEQAAEHFKNPPRRIRRWLRRFQAFQEENVASLSEAKYLSLEAEEKLAEWVLTQREQQLPVNEETLFQKATKIGRSLEGGFKISYEWAVRFMLRHHLSTHSRRAVSHPLPKDVAETSSCFIEFVQGQIHTQDLPLSMIAAIDEISLFLDAEVLCSDDRKENALQTVGTGEPWCDVVLAILADGSVLPTVVFYRGRLEQPANVPETILLEAKENGHNDDEIMDVWSSKVWQKHIEHQNGKSMLVLDCHRTHLSEKVLSMLSSSSTLPAVVPSGCSSKIQPLDVCIKRTVKNFVHKKWKEQAKDMADSPCDSDILLQLVLCWLAEALEVISDCPELVQQSFLVASVLPGPDGTANTPSRNADMQEELIASLEEQLKLRNELQDEEGDLNNDEGGNPSEESANPEILHQLFEGESETESFYGFEDADLELMEV is encoded by the exons atggCTGACACGGACCTGTTTATGGAATGCGAAGAGGAGGAACTTGAACCCTGGCAGAAGATCAGTGACGTGATTGAGGACTCTGTGGTGGAAGATTACAACTCGGTGGACAAAACGGCTACAG TTTCAGTCAGCGTGCAGCCGGTGGCCGCCCCGGTGCCAACCGTTGCCCACGCGTCCATCGGCAGCGGCCTCCCCACCACGCCCGTTAGCAGCAGTGGCACCTCCAACAGTGACAGCACGAAGAAGACGTTGGTGACTCTCTTTGCAAACAATAGCA CCGGCACGCCTCTGGTTCAGCAAGGGGGCCAGCCCCTGATCCTCGCTCAGAACCCCACCTCCGGCCTCAGCACGGTGGTGACCCAGCCTGTTCTCCGGCCTGTGCAGGTCATGCAGAATGCAAACCACGTGACTAATTCTCCCGTGACCAGCCAGCCCATCTTCATCACCACtcag GGTTTCCCCGTGCGGAACGTCCGGCCTGTGCAAAACACGATGAACCAGGTTGGGATCGTCCTGAATGTGCAGCAGGGTCAGACCGTACGGCCGATTACGCTCGTCCCAG cCCCAGGCACACAGTTTGTGAAGCCAACCGTCGGCGTCCCTCAggttttctcccaaatggcccagaTGAGGCCTGCTCCCGCCATGCCTGTCCGACCGGCCTCCAACACGTTCACGACGGTCATTCCGGCCACCCTGACCATCCGGAACACGGTCCCACAGTCTCAAGCGCAGCAACCGCAAA TGAGCATTGCGAGTTTTGTCGCAGTGAAGAAACCCGGCATGGCGGGCGACAACAGCAACGAGGTGGTCAAGTTGGTGAATACCCTGAACACCGTCCCTTCGCTTGCCCAGAGCTCGGGCCCCCTGGTGGTGCCCAACAACAGCCAGGCCCATGGTTCCCAGAGGACGGGCCTCTCGGAGTCCTCCTCGCAGAAAG TCAGCTCCTCGCCGATCCCCGCCTTCGACCTGCAAGACAGCGGGCGGAAATCCTGTCCTCGCTGCAACGCCCAGTTCAGGATCACGGAAGCTTTAAGAGGCCACATGTGT TACTGCTGCCCCGAAATGGTGGAATTCCTGAAGAAAGGGAAACCCCTGGAGTCCGAGCCAAATATCCACGCCCCCAAGCCCCCTTCCCCGGATAAAACCGCCGCCGTGGCTTCGCCCCCCTCCTCCACCCCCATCCCCGCCCTGTCGCCGCCATCCAAGCTCTCCGAGCCGGGCGACGGCGCCAGCGAGGGGGTGCAGAGCAAGCTGATCATGTTGGTCGACGACTTCTACTACGGCAGGGACGGGGGCAAAGTCAGCCAGCTGCTCAACTTCCCCAAGGTGCCAACCTCCTTCCGATGCCCGCACTGTACGAAGAGGCTCAAGAATAACATACG GTTCATGAACCACATGAAGCACCACGTCGAACTGGACCAGCAGAACGGAGAGGTGGACGTCCACACCATCTGCCAGCACTGCTACCGGCAGTTCACCACGCCGTTCCAGCTCCAGTGCCACTTGGAGAACGTCCACAGTCCGTACGAATCCACCA CCAAGTGCAAGATCTGCGAATGGGCTTTTGAGAGCGAGCCCATGTTCCTGCAGCACATGAAGGACACCCACAAGCCCGGGGAgatgccctatgtctgccag GTTTGCCAGTACCGTTCGTCGCTCTACTCCGAAGTGGACACCCACTTCCGGATGGTGCATGAGGACACCCGTCACCTCCTCTGTCCGTATTGCCTCAAGGTCTTCAAAAACGGCACGGCGTTCCAGCAACATTTCATGAGGCACCAG aAAAAGAGCGTCTACCACTGCAACAAATGCCGCCTGCAGTTCCTCTTCGCCAAGGACAAGATCGAGCATAAGCTGCAGCACCACAAAACCTTCCGGAAGCCCAAGCAGCTGGAAGGGCTGAAGCCGGGCACCAAG GTGACCATCAGGGCCTCCCGAGGCCAGCCGCGGACGTTGCCCCTCTGCGCGAACGACATGCCCCCGGGCCTCCTGCAGGACACGGCCTTGCTCTCGGCGTCTCCGGATCCCCAGCCGAACTTCTCGTACCCGCCCTTCCAGAGGAGCATCCAGAAGAAGGCCGTCCGGAAAAT gaGCGTCCTCGGCCGGCAGACCTGCCTAGAATGCAGCTTCGAAATCCCGGACTTCCCCAACCACTTCCCCACCTACGTCCACTGCTCGCTCTGCCGTTACAGCACCTGCTGCTCCCGCGCTTACGCCAACCACATGATCAA CAACCACGTTCCTCGCAAAAGCCCGAAGTACTTGGCCTTGTTCAAAAACTACACTGCTTG TGGGGTCCGGTTGGCCTGTTCCGCTTGTCTCTTTGCTACGTCGGAGGGCGACGCCATGGCCAAGCACCTGGTCTTCAACCCGTCGCACGAATTCAGCAACGTCATTCTGCGAG GTCCGGCTTGGGGCTCCCATATAAG gCCTGCCCAGCCGTTTGAAGGAGGCACGAAACCCTCCGTCTCCACCGCCTCGCCCAGCAAAGCCGCCACTGTGAAcacgccgcctcctcctcttctgcccgaggaggagggagaggagagagtcCCGGAAGCGCCGCCGGTGGTCCCCGAGCCGACGCCCGAGGCCAGCTGCTCTCCTGCCGCGGTCCAGGAGAACGAGGGTTCCACCGCCTCGAACGTCGACAGCCGCGAAGACGAACCTTCGCCCAAGGAGGCTCCTGAGCCCGTCAGCAGGAAGGAGCAGCTCTCTGTGAAGAAGCTCCGGGTCGTCCTCTTTGCCTTGTGCTGCAACACCGAGCAGGCGGCGGAACACTTTAAGAACCCGCCCCGGCGGATCCGTCGCTGGCTGAGGCGCTTCCAGGCCTTCCAGGAGGAGAACGTGGCTTCTCTGTCGGAGGCCAAGTACCTAAGCTTGGAAGCGGAGGAGAAGCTGGCCGAATGGGTCCTCACGCAGCGCGAGCAGCAGCTGCCGGTCAACGAGGAGACCCTCTTCCAGAAGGCCACCAAGATTGGCCGGTCTCTGGAGGGGGGCTTCAAGATCTCCTACGAGTGGGCCGTCCGGTTCATGCTGCGGCACCACCTCAGCACGCATAGCCGCCGGGCGGTGTCTCACCCGCTCCCCAAGGACGTGGCGGAGACCTCCAGTTGTTTTATTGAGTTCGTGCAGGGCCAGATCCACACCCAGGACCTGCCCCTCTCCATGATCGCGGCCATCGACGAGATCTCCCTCTTCCTGGACGCTGAGGTCCTCTGCAGCGACGACCGGAAGGAGAACGCCTTGCAGACGGTGGGCACCGGGGAACCCTGGTGCGACGTGGTCCTGGCCATCTTGGCCGACGGGAGCGTCCTGCCCACCGTGGTCTTCTACCGAGGCCGCCTGGAGCAGCCCGCCAACGTGCCGGAGACGATCCTGCTGGAGGCGAAGGAGAACGGCCACAACGACGACGAGATCATGGATGTCTGGTCGTCCAAAGTCTGGCAGAAACACATCGAGCACCAAAACGGCAAAAGCATGCTGGTCCTGGACTGCCATCGGACGCACCTTTCCGAAAAGGTCCTCTCCATGCTGAGCTCGTCCAGCACTTTGCCCGCGGTGGTGCCGTCCGGCTGCAGCTCCAAAATCCAACCTTTGGACGTTTGCATCAAAAGAACGGTGAAAAACTTTGTGCACAAAAAGTGGAAAGAGCAGGCCAAGGACATGGCGGACTCCCCCTGCGACTCGGACATCCTCCTGCAGCTCGTCCTGTGTTGGCTGGCCGAAGCCCTGGAGGTCATCAGCGACTGCCCTGAACTGGTGCAGCAGTCGTTCCTAGTGGCCAGCGTCCTGCCCGGCCCGGACGGCACGGCCAACACGCCCAGCCGCAACGCTGACATGCAGGAGGAGCTGATCGCTTCGCTGGAGGAGCAGCTGAAGCTCCGCAACGAACTGCAGGACGAGGAGGGCGACCTGAACAACGACGAGGGGGGGAACCCCTCGGAGGAATCCGCTAACCCCGAGATCCTCCACCAGCTCTTCGAGGGGGAGAGCGAGACCGAATCCTTCTACGGCTTCGAGGACGCAGACCTGGAGCTGATGGAAGTGTGA